AAGGATGAGACTATTGATTTCCAGCAGAGAGAGAGGAGCAGCAAAGGGAGTAGTAGAGCATCTTACTGTACTGCTCAAGAACATGTTATCGCAGAGAGGAAGCGGAGAGAAAAGCTCGCGCAGCAGTTCATAGCCTTATCAGCAATGATCCCTGACCTAAAAAAGGTACAAAAATTGTACAAATTCACGTTCATTAATCATGTATATTATAACTTACTTTTGTGTAGATGAAATTGTTCTTCTGAGTGTAATTTTCCTAGAAAACACTATTATTAAGAGCAAAACGATCGTTTTAGAAGGTGGCGGAGCGGTAGCTCGAAGTTCAAATGATGACTTACTCTCTTAAAAGTTTAGTATCATTtgcgacaaaaaaaaatttgtggcgTAATTTCACTCTGAAATGAAGCCATAGGGAATCCCTAGCTATATGCATGCATTATGCCACAGTTTAATTTGTGacataaatattcaataaatttccATTCAGTGCCAATACATTGAGGAATTTTTGGAAACATGTAGTTGTTGATTAACTTACCATTCACTTTATATATTGATTCAAAAAAATTACTCTTTAAAAGATGAATGCTAATTAACAACTTGAAACCAATACATTAGAAAACAATAAATGTAACGTCTTTTGTCGGAATGTTTTCGACCAAAACCAAGTACTTAAGCACCAAAATTCCACCCATTAATTGATTTTGCAGACCGATAAGGCCTCTCTTCTCGGAGGCGCCATCGACCACCTCAAGCAACTCGAAGAAAAGGTGAAGGTCTTAGAAGAACAAGCCACAAGGAAAACCACTGAATCCACCATTCTCCTGAAAAATTCTCATGCAATATCCAATGCTTCATCAGCTGATCATGAGACCCTTCCTAAGGTTGAGGCCACACTTCAGGGAAAGACTCTTCTCTTAAGGATCCACTGTGAAAAGAGGAAAGGAGTGTTGGTGATGATTTTGTCCGAGATCGAGAAGATGTCCCTTACCGTCGTCAACACAAGTGTCGTGCCATTCGAAGGATCGTCGCTCCACATAACCGCAACTGCACAGGCATGTTGATTACTTGTTGATATATCGTCATCGATCTCCTCTAACTTGCATGCATACCTACAATCTTATTACTTGATCAATCTCTTTCTATCTAATGGTCATATTATTTCCGGCATGTTATTAGGATTCAGCAAACATCGATCTACTCTAacgttgttttcttcttttgatcAGGATTATTAATTATCTTGTGATAATTTGCGCAATGTACAATGTATTTCTTTAGTTGATATGAACAATTTGATTTTTACTCTAAATTTCTTTATAATCACGATCTTTGGAGCTACGTACGAGTTGATTTACCATATCATAAGTAAACAATTTGAAGattgcatacatatatatacatatatacacaacGGTATTATTGACAGCTTTTCATACTTCTTGCGAACCAACTCATTAAGTAAATAAGGTTGTGTGGAAAAGATATTTGTACCCAAACAGGTCATTAATTTCTTTGTGAATCACCATTTTTTGTGTTGTACCTATTATGCTTCTTTTAGTATGACATACATACaatcatacatacatacatataaatgtATGTTCcacatgttaaatgtatttctAGACCAATCTTTTGGGTATAACATATACAACATGGACATGCACATGCATGTGTCCAAGCGCAGATACGATAAATTGTGCTTGACAATATTATCGTGAAACACGTGATTTTTAGTACCAAAACCAGTTGATGTATGTGACTAATGGGTATTCGtcgtttttgttgtttttattgttGTTGTGTTTTGTTGTACCTTGTCAAAGTAAATTGACCCTTATTGGTTGTgatctctttttttatatatatgtatttccTTTGTACAGATTGAAGAGGGATTCTCTACTACAGTTGATGATCTTGTGAAGAATCTAAGTTTGGCTCTTAGCCAGTTCAAGTGAAAAAGATGGGAGTCATGTACATAGAAATGAGTCGATATATCGATAGTTGGTTGTTTCTTGTGTGttgttctttttcctttttttttcattcgttTTCTTCCATTTTGTTCATTAATGTATTTCTGCAACTTAGTTTTTGGAGCGGATGTAGCGTTAGCTAATGCTCTTATTTGAGTTTCAGAAGTAAGTTTTTTCATTAATGCTTAAGCCATAAAATGAATGAAAAGGTTGCTTGTTTTTTCATGTACATTAGCGTGTTGTAGATTGTAATAGAATATGTACGATCGCAAAAGTGTTGAATTGGAAAACTTTCTTTGGTTTAATGTACCAACTTAAATGGGAAATATTGCATGGAAAAAATTGTCATCCTCCTCTCCCTACACTATTATGGGTTTCTGTACACACTGCTCTTGTGGATCGCTGATATATCAAACAGAAATGATTTGTATAGTACGTGTATACGAGCATGTGTATCGACGATGAAACATCGATTGCCTCATTACATGATGGTGTTTTGGCCTTCAACACATGAGAAACATGTAGAATTATTTCTAGAATAAGTCGGGaaaattagttaatttggtGTTCAACTCGCGTGAAAAGATATAGTACAACTTCAAGTACACCAGAAAGGCTGCATCCGAGATCGTGATTTTAGATTCGTAGATGGTAATAATTGAATGAAAAAGTTAGATGCATTGCTTTGATGGAGATTTCAAAGCATAGGTAGTTTGCTCTTCTCCTAAGCTTAATTCGATCCTAACTTGCGAAGTTACTACACGAGAAGTAATGATCGactttatatctatctatcttgtTGTTTGGCTTGGCTTATTAAAAATCTACGACTTGTGAAACATGGAAAtgctataaaaataataacaataaaaccaaaatctcaaagaaaaatatttgaatacatGTGATCAAAAATGACTTTTATTAACTAAGAGAAGCATGCATTTAGTTTCTCTTGTTACACAATACCTTCAAcctcatccctctctctctctctctctctctctcacacacacacacacacacacaactaCAAATCAAGTGAAATCGAAAAGATTGGTCTCTCTAACTTTGGATTGTTAATTTAAACACATGTTAGTTTTTTGACCAGTTTGAAGAATTAATGCTTAAAAAATGGTGAACTTGATCATAAAGAACCGAGTTTAATCCTCgaaaatagtgtaaattgagTATTTACTTAGGTAGTAGGCCCCTTAATAAAATTACATCAGCTTGCTCAATCTCCAAAACTGTATATTCATAACCATGTAACCATATTCATTTGCTAGCTAatcaaattttagttgatttttaACGTGCGTAATGTCCAATATCAATAAGGACTTGTAGGAGTAGAGCTTTTAGAGATGCTCCAACGCAACAACTTGGTAGATGAAATATTGTTGAATTAAGTTGCAAATTAAATAGACATTTTACATTATAGATCAAGCGAACGATTTGGCCCAGCATGTTGCAAATTAAATAACCATGTAACTAAATAAGTGCTTAATTACTTGCGAATCACTACGTACTCCGATTGGAAAAGTTATTAGGAGAAGCTCTATATGACATTTCAAAATAGAGAATCGAAGAAGCACTACATTATAAAAGCTCTCTTTCATTCAATGGCAAATCCAAAAGTTTATTTGGTGGAGTTTCCgcttttgatttctaaatatctAGTTTCCATTTCTTTTTTCGCTATAGCGCCAATCTtaaatcctttttttaaaaaaaacactctattaaaaataattataactgAGCATACAATCAAAAGTCGGGTCACACagacactaattaattaatagtgcGATAAGCTAAGCCATTCTAAAACGAACTCAGAAAAGCCAATGATACACTTACACCTCATCCTTCGAGTATCGTGAGAATCacaaaaaatattcttatttgtCTCATCATGTAATAAATTTATGCCCTACTAGTTTCAACTTCTAAAAaggcaaataaaataaaatggtgatcttctatttaaattaatcaaaaatccaacatgaacacccaaAACATCGGAgttgtaattataatatgtgTGTAAACGATCCCCAAGATCTCATATGAAGTCATTGTGAAGTTGTTGACTCGAGGGATCGATTTGTCGTTAAGTtgcttaataattatttaatatgagTTAATCACACGTTTTGAATTGCTTCGCGtgcaatatttaaaatttgaattcatatttgaCCTCAATTTTGTCACCTTATTTAAATCCAATTAAATAAGTTCATTAATTGGTGATGATCTTCATGTAatatatttgtttgattttatgaTAGTACTTTATTAGAAGcataaattataacaatttCCAAAAAATAGATTTGTGAGATTTTGGAAAGATTTTGATGTTTTGAAGATCATATTTTATTGACACCAATAATTGGTGATTtggtgttaattaattattaagtgAATCTTAGAATTGAGATCGAATTTCGAGTTGTGTTTCAGTGTCTGTTTGACCctacttttaaaattatggaTTCTATTCAAAAGGCAAAAGCAAGCTTTGCGAAGCAACAAAAagagtttcaaattttgaattaataatcTACTTTAACAAAAgctcaaatttgattttaaaaaatatatatatttaaacaaATCTACTAAAAAAGTACTTGTATACAAATGAATtgagataacaaaaagagagagcgagagagagagagagagagaaaataaacaaaaatagttttaaaattgaaaagtttatttttgatattaggACCAAGTCAAGCACCCAATGTGACTACACACCCACATGTAGTATtctaatatatactatattttatatatacatgttgttaATTACACCTAGTGATTGgtccaaattttcttttctttttttaatgcaCAATTATAATatccaaattattattattattattattattattattattatttgtttttaaacATAAATATGAAAAACACTCCAACCATCCTGGATTTAAGATGATTCTAGAATCTCCTCGACAATTTGGAAAATTTGCACGTGCATGCACGTGAAAACAACGTGACATGAAGGACACATGTCATCTTATTATATGGTGttggatttatttatttatttattatattattattatattattgtttcATTAATTTCTCGAGAAATTAAATTTGGCACACGTGTCACGCTCTTGTCGGGTCGGATGCTATTTCCCTTTCGTTCGTGGATCACACAATCCTCGAAagcataattctatatttttataggATTAGGGGGTGTTTAGTTGTAagtagtaaaatattttttttttgtaaaaaataaaattaacattttttagtatttattttacaagaaaaaaaaaaattttataatatttatttggttaaaaaaaatcacatatatTTGGTTCATAATTTGTACCAGACCCTCAAAGTAGGAGCTCTAATTTTATTAcgtttacttaaaaaaaattattgagagGCTTTCAATATAATGCTTATTAATTCTAAAAGCATTATTCTGATAAACTAAATAtgtcttttatatttatttttaataaagcatttggcaaataaaaaaaaatatttttcagtaTTGTCTAAAGCATTTCTATTTTAAACAATATTAGTTTCTATGGAGTGCTCCGAAGCTCTTATTTTGTGCATATTTCTATCGTTTCCACTATTGTTTGTAATCGGTACGTTATCATAATTTcacaatacaaaattttaaattaaaacttttacttttgctgcaaaaaagaattaaaaaaaaaaatttagtatagcGAATGCTTCTTCTAATAACTTTACTAAGTATTGTTCCGTTAATTGTGCTACACCCCACACCATAACAAGTAGAAATTTTGTttccaaaggaaaaaaaaaaaaaaagaaaaaaattgatgggCAATTTATAAAGGCCAACTCTTAATGGGCCTTTAACTGGGCTAagcattgaaaataaatattgggCCTTATTGGGCCCAATCCAAATTGGCCCATAAACAATGTCCTGTATgtttacaattttatattttatatttttaaaacctcAGAAATATTTTTGGAGGGATTACCGCGTATCATTTTACTTGTTCtataaagaagaaaataatcttttgatatatttttgtcatttttaagAGTATTTTTATGGTCGCTTCCGTGTTAtcgagtcgttttcgatgatgggactttcgaatcggcGATCAGCTCCGTTATGTTTGATtcagaatatttgaagtatctagtaaataaatttcgtaattattctatattatttacctagtgatcgaagtagcccaaaattaataattttaataatcgtTGTGAGCTATTTACAAATTTACcaatgtaaaaatatttaaatcacggaaaattttgatagaaaattattttttactatataaagCAAGATCGGTGtcttttatctaaaattttaataccacatcatcattttttatgagatttttatttttaatctctagataaataatattgaaaaattataaaatttattttctaaatagtttcaatatttTAGATCAAGACTAATAGAGCAGATAGTCGATTTAGAATTCTTagtatcgaaaacgacttgataaCACGAATGTTACtgcgcttttaaaagcacaaaagcTGGACTCTGTTTCACGTTAGTAAGGTGattggtaaataatatcgaaaaattataaaatttattttctaaatactttcaatactTTATATCAAGACTAATAGAACAGATCGTGGATTCATAATTCTTagtatcgaaaatgacttgataACACGGATGTTGCTGcgcttgtaaaagcacaaaagCCAGACTTTGTTCTACGATAACAAGATGATTGGTAaataataccgaaaaattataaaatttatttttaaatacttcaatattttatatcaagtataacggagtagatcgtcgatttagaagttTCAGTATCGAAAACGATTTGACAGCACAGATGCCACCGCGCTTTTAAAAACACGCAAGCCGAACTCTATGCTACAGTAGTAAGATGATTGGGTAGTTGTTGGGGTAGTTTTTTTGCGTACGTGTAATTGTCCGCGTGGGACCCAATCGTCTGTTTTGTCGTTTTCCGGTCTTGTCTAGTAGTAAATGGTGGACCCACCACAGCACCACTTCAATCAAGGAGAGGTAGGGACAAAAATagctatttttattatctttaactatagtaaaattttatctCCGATTTAATTTGAGAT
Above is a genomic segment from Ananas comosus cultivar F153 linkage group 15, ASM154086v1, whole genome shotgun sequence containing:
- the LOC109721667 gene encoding transcription factor NAI1-like isoform X1 translates to MDLSSWLSELESEEPTFMYQPHDMGSMDPLSLVDEENSPFPVENYAPDYCFDPSFSGSSSSPTSLRFNPSMNAVKTEGPPTAAASAASASSNILSFGGDDHLLRPILNSDHHSGAATMYSHGVVGKDETIDFQQRERSSKGSSRASYCTAQEHVIAERKRREKLAQQFIALSAMIPDLKKTDKASLLGGAIDHLKQLEEKVKVLEEQATRKTTESTILLKNSHAISNASSADHETLPKVEATLQGKTLLLRIHCEKRKGVLVMILSEIEKMSLTVVNTSVVPFEGSSLHITATAQIEEGFSTTVDDLVKNLSLALSQFK
- the LOC109721667 gene encoding transcription factor NAI1-like isoform X2 translates to MYQPHDMGSMDPLSLVDEENSPFPVENYAPDYCFDPSFSGSSSSPTSLRFNPSMNAVKTEGPPTAAASAASASSNILSFGGDDHLLRPILNSDHHSGAATMYSHGVVGKDETIDFQQRERSSKGSSRASYCTAQEHVIAERKRREKLAQQFIALSAMIPDLKKTDKASLLGGAIDHLKQLEEKVKVLEEQATRKTTESTILLKNSHAISNASSADHETLPKVEATLQGKTLLLRIHCEKRKGVLVMILSEIEKMSLTVVNTSVVPFEGSSLHITATAQIEEGFSTTVDDLVKNLSLALSQFK